The stretch of DNA GGTCCAGTACGCCACCGAACCACCGGCCTCCCGCACCGCAGGCACCTCCTCGACCATCGGGTGATCATCTCCACGCCGATGGAACCAGAAGGCACCGACAACGCGCTCAGGCAGTGCGCAGGAACCGGTCCAGCACCCGGACCCCGAAGCGCAGCGCATCCACCGGCACCCGCTCGTCCACGCCGTGGAACAGCGCCGAGAAGTCCAGGTCCGCGGGCAGTCGCAGCGGGGCGAACCCGTAGCAGTTCATGCCGAGCCTGCTGAACGACTTCGCGTCCGTGCCGCCGGACATCATGTACGGCAGCGTCTTCGCGGCCGGGTCCTCGGCCAGCAGCGAAGCCTGCATGTTGTCCACCAAGCGGCCCTCGAAGCGGGTTTCCACCGGCGGCAGCCCGACCCACTCCCGCTCCACGTCCGGCCCCAGCAGGTCCGCGAGCTCCCGGTCGAACGCCTCCTCACGACCCGGCAGGATCCGGCAGTCCACCGCAGCCTCGGCCACCGACGGGATCACGTTGTGCTTGTAGCCGGCGGTGAGCATCGTCGGGTTCGCGGTGTCGCGCAGCGTCGCGCCCACGATGCGCGAAAGCCCGCCGAGCTTGGCGACCGCGCCATCGAGGTCGTCGGCCGGGAAGTCCCAGCCGGTCAGCTCGCTGACCCCCGCCAGGAACTCCCGCACGGAATCGTTGAGCACCAGCGGAAACCGGTGCCTGCCGAGCTTGGCCACGGCCTCGGCGAGCTGGGTCACTGCGTTGTCGTCGTGCACCATCGACCCGTGCCCGGCACGCGCCCGCGCCCGCAGCTTCAGCCAGCGGATGCCCTTCTCCGCGGTCTGCACGAGATAGGCGCGCACCCCGTCGTCGAAGGTGACGGAATACCCGCCGACCTCGCTAATCGCCTCGGTGCAGCCCTCGAACAACTCCGGCCGGTGATCGGCCAGCCACTGCGCGCCCTGCAACCCGCCGGCTTCCTCGTCGGCGAGGAACGCGAACACGATGTCCCGCGGCGGCGTGATCCCGTCCCGCTTGAACCGCCGCGCCACCGCGAGGCTCATCGCGAGCATGTCCTTCATGTCGACCGCCCCGCGCCCCCACAGGTAACCGTCCTGCACGGCCCCCGACAGCGGGTGCACCGACCACTCGGTGGGATCCGCAGGCACCACGTCCAAGTGCCCGTGCACCAGCAGCCCGCCCCGCTGCGAATCGGCACCGGGCAACCGCGCGACCACGTTGCCCCGGCCAGGGTGATCCCCGGACTCGACGTAGGTGGTCTCGTACCCGACCTCGGCGAGCTTCTCGGCGACGTACTCCGCACCCGCCCGCTCCCCGGCCAGGGTCGCCGGGTCACCGGTGTTCGTCGTGTCGATCCGGATCAACTCACTCGCCAGCCCGACGACCTCGTCCTCGGCCAGCCGCAGCCCGGTGTCCGCCCCACCGGATGCGCTCTCGATCTGCTCACTCACCAGGCTTTTCTACCATCCCGTCGCGGCGATGGGGGGTGGGTTCCGAGCCCTGAAAACGATCAGCTAATCTATGGGCACAACACAGCAG from Saccharopolyspora sp. SCSIO 74807 encodes:
- a CDS encoding M20/M25/M40 family metallo-hydrolase; translated protein: MSEQIESASGGADTGLRLAEDEVVGLASELIRIDTTNTGDPATLAGERAGAEYVAEKLAEVGYETTYVESGDHPGRGNVVARLPGADSQRGGLLVHGHLDVVPADPTEWSVHPLSGAVQDGYLWGRGAVDMKDMLAMSLAVARRFKRDGITPPRDIVFAFLADEEAGGLQGAQWLADHRPELFEGCTEAISEVGGYSVTFDDGVRAYLVQTAEKGIRWLKLRARARAGHGSMVHDDNAVTQLAEAVAKLGRHRFPLVLNDSVREFLAGVSELTGWDFPADDLDGAVAKLGGLSRIVGATLRDTANPTMLTAGYKHNVIPSVAEAAVDCRILPGREEAFDRELADLLGPDVEREWVGLPPVETRFEGRLVDNMQASLLAEDPAAKTLPYMMSGGTDAKSFSRLGMNCYGFAPLRLPADLDFSALFHGVDERVPVDALRFGVRVLDRFLRTA